The Tripterygium wilfordii isolate XIE 37 chromosome 17, ASM1340144v1, whole genome shotgun sequence genome has a window encoding:
- the LOC119982849 gene encoding uncharacterized protein LOC119982849 — protein MANYGSATQRPHLTSPQVSDHDAGDSTGKQSKEFRFVCPFNIPSNPESAATRIIKNLYNLGLYYSLFVWLVLFISLIPARKVSLIYLVIMTYITTLYLLLIKAIPATSFLHKIIGRGVVLPLICLVTMVELILTKAGLHLLICLAATMPIVLVHAVLWVLNDVAVDGGGGGEEVVALVQKSDTPGDGGSESMV, from the coding sequence ATGGCTAACTATGGATCAGCCACACAAAGGCCACATTTGACTTCACCACAAGTGTCCGATCACGACGCCGGTGACTCGACCGGAAAACAGAGCAAGGAGTTCAGGTTTGTCTGTCCCTTCAACATCCCTTCCAACCCAGAATCCGCGGCAACCAGGATCATCAAGAACTTGTACAATCTCGGACTCTACTATTCACTATTTGTATGGCTTGTGCTCTTTATAAGCCTGATTCCAGCGCGTAAGGTGTCGTTGATATACTTGGTCATCATGACCTATATAACCACTCTGTATCTGTTACTGATAAAGGCAATTCCTGCTACAAGTTTCCTTCATAAGATCATTGGAAGAGGAGTTGTGTTGCCTTTGATTTGTCTTGTAACCATGGTTGAGCTCATCTTGACCAAGGCTGGCTTGCATCTCTTGATTTGTCTTGCTGCTACGATGCCTATTGTTTTGGTTCACGCAGTTTTGTGGGTTCTAAATGATGTGGCGGTGGACGGCGGCGGCGGTGGTGAAGAGGTGGTGGCTTTGGTGCAGAAGAGTGACACTCCTGGTGATGGTGGATCTGAGTCAATGGTTTAA